From Saccharomyces paradoxus chromosome IX, complete sequence, one genomic window encodes:
- the DJP1 gene encoding Djp1p (Cytosolic J-domain-containing protein~similar to YIR004W), which produces MVVDTEYYDLLGVSTTASAIEIKKAYRKKSIQEHPDKNPNDPKATERFQAISEAYQVLGDDELRAKYDKYGRKEAIPQGGFEDAAEQFSVIFGGDAFASYIGELMLLKNLQKTEELNAEDEAEKEKENVETMEESSVDIKTDGTTHAPAGAATATNQGDDKNMAKTSTSNLTVHDGNKKDEQAGAETKKKKTKLEQFEEEQEVEKQKRIDQLSKTLIERLSILTESVYDDACKDSFKRKFEEEANLLKMESFGLDILHTIGDVYYAKAEIFLASQNLFGMGGIFHSMKAKGGVFMDTLRTVSAAIDAQNTMKELEKMKEASTNNEPLFDKDGNEQVKPTTEELAQQEQLLMGKVLSAAWHGSKYEITSTLRGVCNKVLEDDSVSKKALIRRAEAMELLGEVFKKTFRTKVEQEEAQIFEELVAEATKKKRHT; this is translated from the coding sequence ATGGTTGTTGATACTGAGTATTACGATTTGTTAGGTGTATCTACCACTGCGTCTGCCATCGAAATAAAAAAGGCATACAGAAAGAAATCTATTCAAGAGCATCCTGATAAGAACCCCAATGATCCCAAGGCTACCGAAAGGTTTCAGGCCATATCCGAAGCGTATCAAGTTTTAGGTGACGATGAGCTTCGCGCAAAGTACGATAAatatggaagaaaagaagctaTACCTCAAGGCGGGTTTGAAGATGCAGCCGAACAGTTTTCTGTCATCTTTGGTGGAGATGCATTTGCTTCATATATTGGCGAACTGATGTTATTGAAGAATCTACAGAAAACTGAGGAGCTAAATGCTGAAGACGAAGctgaaaaagagaaggaaaatgTGGAGACAATGGAAGAATCTTCTGTAGATATTAAGACGGATGGCACCACTCACGCTCCTGCAGGGGCAGCGACCGCTACCAATCAAGGGGACGACAAGAATATGGCAAAGACGAGTACTAGTAATTTAACTGTACACGATGGCAACAAAAAAGATGAGCAGGCAGGAGCTgagacaaagaaaaagaagacaaaattAGAGCAGTTTGaggaagaacaagaagtggaaaagcaaaagagGATAGATCAACTGAGCAAAACATTGATTGAAAGATTATCGATATTAACAGAAAGTGTCTACGATGATGCATGTAAagattctttcaaaagaaagttcGAAGAAGAGGCcaatcttttaaaaatggAATCATTTGGACTGGACATTTTACACACAATAGGTGACGTTTACTACGCAAAAGCTGAGATTTTTCTTGCATCCCAGAACCTATTCGGAATGGGTGGTATATTTCACTCTATGAAAGCAAAAGGGGGGGTATTTATGGATACATTAAGAACTGTTTCTGCAGCCATAGACGCTCAGAACACTATGAAGGAGCTTgaaaagatgaaagaaGCCAGCACGAATAATGAACCTTTGTTTGACAAAGACGGAAATGAGCAAGTTAAGCCAACTACTGAAGAATTGGCGCAACAAGAGCAATTGTTAATGGGTAAGGTATTATCGGCCGCTTGGCATGGCTCTAAATATGAAATAACGTCCACTTTACGTGGCGTCTGTAACAAAGTATTAGAAGATGACTCGGTAAGTAAGAAAGCGCTTATCAGAAGAGCCGAAGCAATGGAACTACTAGGCGAAGTCTTTAAGAAAACTTTCAGAACAAAAGTCGAACAGGAGGAGGCACAGATCTTCGAAGAACTTGTCGCAGAAGCtaccaaaaagaaaagacatACATGA
- the IST3 gene encoding U2 snRNP complex subunit IST3 (Component of the U2 snRNP~similar to YIR005W) yields MNKIQKINDKELQSGILSPSQSWHNEYKDTAYIYIGNLNRELTEGDILTVFSEYGVPVDVILSRDENTGESQGFAYLKYEDQRSTILAVDNLNGFKIGGRALKIDHTFYRPKNSLRKYYEAVKEELDRDIISKDNAKKVIVLAKNDQSG; encoded by the coding sequence ATGAacaaaattcagaaaatcAACGACAAAGAACTACAAAGTGGAATTCTTAGCCCGAGTCAATCATGGCATAATGAATATAAAGATACTGCCTACATATATATTGGGAATCTCAACAGAGAATTAACAGAAGGTGACATATTGACAGTATTTTCTGAATATGGAGTGCCTGTAGACGTAATTCTTAGTAGGGATGAAAACACAGGAGAGTCACAAGGTTTTGCCTATTTAAAATATGAGGACCAACGGTCAACGATTCTGGCGGTCGATAATTTAAATGGATTTAAAATTGGTGGCAGAGCCCTGAAAATCGATCATACCTTTTATAGGCCAAAAAATAGTTTACGAAAGTACTATGAAGCTGTAAAGGAAGAGTTAGATCGAGATATAATTTCGAAGGACAATGCTAAGAAAGTCATTGTATTGGCTAAAAACGATCAATCAGGataa